In a genomic window of Spirochaetota bacterium:
- the xseA gene encoding exodeoxyribonuclease VII large subunit, with product MSAAPSAEKIITVGALVRAVREDLETRYASIAVVGEISRMTIASSGHCYFDLKDEQAVVSCVMFAGAAARLPFRPEEGLRVVVYGRASIYDKRGQFQLNLIAMRPEGAGALAIAFEQLKKKLAALGYFESARKRTIAPFPRTVGIVTSPNAAALQDMLRISGERAPGIDIIIYPTIVQGEKAAENIASMIRLANERREVDVLIVGRGGGSLEDLWAFNEEPVAKAIFESEIPVVSAVGHETDTSIADLVADIRAATPSHAVEIVFPDTVGMTDFVRDAVRRMLASFESRLGLYHEVMKRFDRDHLVSLMKRRLERTTVDLDHTAARLYRGIDTALASGKQHFASLTATLSLVSPLAVLSRGYAIVSDVNGSIVRDAGAVNTGDAVSVRLHAGELSCRIEGTRT from the coding sequence ACGTTATGCGTCGATCGCGGTGGTCGGCGAGATATCCCGCATGACGATCGCATCGAGCGGCCACTGCTATTTCGATCTCAAGGATGAGCAGGCGGTGGTAAGCTGCGTCATGTTCGCCGGTGCAGCGGCACGGCTCCCCTTCAGACCGGAAGAAGGTCTTCGCGTCGTCGTCTATGGACGGGCATCGATATACGACAAACGCGGTCAATTCCAGCTCAATCTCATCGCCATGCGACCCGAGGGCGCGGGGGCGCTTGCTATCGCATTCGAACAGCTCAAGAAAAAACTCGCCGCGCTCGGTTACTTCGAGTCTGCGCGGAAACGCACTATTGCGCCGTTCCCTCGCACGGTCGGCATCGTCACCTCACCGAACGCCGCGGCATTGCAGGACATGCTCCGCATAAGCGGCGAACGGGCACCGGGCATCGACATTATCATCTATCCGACCATTGTCCAGGGTGAGAAAGCGGCGGAGAACATCGCATCGATGATACGTCTTGCCAATGAACGGCGCGAGGTCGATGTGCTTATCGTCGGACGCGGCGGCGGATCGCTCGAGGACCTCTGGGCGTTCAACGAAGAGCCGGTAGCAAAGGCGATATTCGAAAGCGAGATACCCGTCGTTTCGGCCGTCGGCCATGAGACCGATACCTCCATCGCCGATCTTGTCGCGGATATCCGCGCGGCAACGCCGTCGCATGCAGTGGAGATCGTTTTTCCGGACACGGTAGGAATGACGGATTTCGTACGCGACGCCGTGCGGCGCATGCTCGCATCGTTCGAAAGCCGCCTCGGCCTGTACCATGAAGTCATGAAGCGATTCGACCGCGACCATCTCGTATCGCTCATGAAGCGCCGGCTCGAGCGGACCACGGTCGACCTCGACCATACGGCAGCGCGGCTTTATCGCGGCATTGATACCGCACTCGCTTCGGGCAAACAGCACTTCGCTTCACTGACAGCGACACTATCGCTTGTAAGCCCGCTGGCGGTGCTCTCACGCGGGTACGCCATTGTCAGCGACGTCAATGGATCGATCGTACGCGACGCAGGCGCCGTGAATACCGGCGATGCTGTTTCGGTTCGTCTTCATGCCGGGGAATTATCGTGCCGTATCGAAGGGACAC